The following are encoded together in the Parabacteroides chongii genome:
- a CDS encoding Ig-like domain-containing protein gives MKKFKFVLLAFMTALLSFGITACSDDDEVESVSVTGVTVSPTTLALKTGTTGTLTATVTPGTAAVTSVSWSSSDEAVATVDKGVVTAVAEGAATITAKTDDGGFTATCEVTVTSDAPAFDESKYHFDLFLTVGKHGGMASNNTTIVNSVGKLTADMGTITVKGEGTELGDYAMESISRGKYYYQVPSSNDRFVKYQVKNNQVVEVAACPFKTNTYKVRSYSHTWIDDNTLLVMAASGDASKVLWSKLNADNMSIIAEGELDIPLPKSEVEGEETKKFSTSGILTYNEKADKLYYFYFGKNGVSGRGGMTTTQFYTAVLNPSDLSVESNKRNSIAAEMAGSAYGELMQNSVMYDESGNLYLAAFTETEKMEQGYILRINNGETDFDTSYNGYPNPEGKVLTTQYLGNGKALVYLRDDAAGTKIDSYSHYYSIVDLTTGERTRLSFDGKEIAYSGGRFSQRSVVFNEKAYIGVNTEADTNAIIYIYDIKTGTVEKGAEVAGEFFFDMIRVVEND, from the coding sequence AGAAAGTGTATCAGTGACCGGCGTTACTGTCAGCCCGACTACATTGGCATTGAAAACCGGAACCACCGGCACACTGACCGCAACTGTTACTCCTGGTACTGCTGCTGTAACATCTGTATCCTGGAGTAGTTCGGATGAGGCTGTTGCAACGGTAGACAAAGGCGTTGTTACAGCCGTTGCCGAAGGTGCAGCTACAATTACCGCAAAGACAGATGATGGTGGTTTCACAGCGACTTGCGAAGTGACAGTGACAAGCGATGCTCCGGCTTTCGATGAAAGCAAGTATCACTTCGATTTGTTCCTGACCGTAGGTAAGCATGGCGGTATGGCGAGCAATAACACCACTATTGTCAATAGCGTAGGCAAACTGACTGCCGATATGGGAACCATTACGGTAAAAGGTGAAGGAACTGAACTGGGTGACTATGCGATGGAAAGTATCTCAAGAGGTAAGTATTACTACCAGGTGCCTTCCAGCAACGACCGCTTCGTGAAGTATCAGGTTAAGAATAATCAGGTAGTGGAAGTGGCAGCTTGTCCGTTCAAAACAAATACGTATAAAGTACGTTCTTATTCTCATACATGGATTGACGACAATACCTTATTGGTTATGGCTGCCAGCGGCGATGCTTCTAAAGTGCTTTGGAGTAAGTTGAATGCTGATAATATGTCGATTATAGCAGAAGGTGAGTTGGATATCCCGTTGCCGAAGTCGGAAGTAGAAGGCGAGGAAACAAAGAAGTTCTCAACTTCGGGTATCCTTACCTATAATGAAAAGGCTGATAAGTTGTATTATTTTTATTTCGGTAAGAATGGTGTATCCGGCAGAGGTGGTATGACAACTACCCAATTCTATACAGCTGTCCTCAATCCTTCTGACTTGTCGGTGGAGAGCAACAAGCGTAACTCTATTGCTGCTGAAATGGCAGGAAGCGCGTATGGCGAGCTAATGCAGAACAGTGTTATGTACGATGAAAGCGGTAACCTTTACCTGGCTGCATTTACTGAAACAGAGAAGATGGAGCAAGGCTATATCTTGCGTATCAACAACGGTGAAACCGATTTCGATACCAGCTACAACGGCTATCCGAATCCGGAAGGTAAGGTGCTGACTACGCAATATTTGGGTAATGGCAAAGCTCTTGTCTATTTGCGTGATGATGCTGCCGGTACAAAAATTGATAGCTACAGCCACTATTACTCTATCGTCGACCTTACTACAGGCGAAAGAACTCGTTTGAGCTTTGACGGCAAAGAGATTGCTTACAGCGGTGGCCGCTTCTCTCAGCGTTCTGTTGTTTTCAACGAGAAAGCTTACATTGGTGTGAATACCGAGGCTGATACCAACGCTATCATCTATATCTACGATATCAAGACCGGTACTGTAGAGAAGGGTGCTGAAGTGGCTGGCGAATTCTTCTTCGATATGATCCGCGTGGTGGAAAACGATTGA